A genomic stretch from Pyxidicoccus xibeiensis includes:
- a CDS encoding putative baseplate assembly protein — translation MSTDPSSKRGPGELPLSPGRRLGLRQPEPYAPRAAQISQAVAARREAFVPEWRPSREDDPGTVLQHLFGELANEVAERIRDLPEKARVEHLRVAGIGPRPATPATALVVFDVAASAPGPVVVPQGFQLGARPATGSELVVFETDRTLLAAPGKVAEVRAARGTGTRDLTALNDAPDTAYEPFGSRPRTGDSLCVGLDGTGAPGATVTLGIGITHPPGAPPPVSEGGVEPVPLAPQVVLAWELLVDNRWVAVEPVRDETAGLGRSGVVELKLPDRFAQARLPEQAEGTPRRWLRLRLVSGGFAEPPAFDFVLLNAVSSSAGRSVRDEVLTPVAGSEGRRFRLARVPVLAGSLVLEVDEGSGFEPWTEREALGAYGPADAVFTLDRQSGEVTFGDGLRGRKPPPGVRHVRARVYRWGGGAAGAVRAGDINALLASITHLNGVTNPRPSAGGDDAESQSSTARRGPELLRAHGRAVLPADYELLALESPGARVRRVHALPGLHPAMPGTSMPGLVGLLVVPPGEDGAGGGPPLPDEQTLRNVARHVSGALAPAGVEVVAAAPTYHPVRIEAQVRLARGVDSGSVLSRLLADLDAYLHPLHGGDAGTGWPFGGALRYDALVQRLLRHADVRAVPRLVMVVDGRRVPPCQDRALSAHGLPWPEEHVVIPLEER, via the coding sequence GTGAGCACGGACCCGTCATCCAAGCGAGGACCGGGGGAGCTGCCCCTGTCCCCGGGGCGGAGGCTGGGGCTGCGGCAGCCGGAGCCCTACGCCCCGCGCGCGGCGCAGATCTCCCAGGCGGTGGCGGCGCGGCGCGAGGCGTTCGTCCCGGAGTGGAGACCGTCCCGCGAGGACGACCCGGGGACGGTGCTGCAGCACCTCTTCGGTGAGCTGGCGAACGAGGTGGCCGAGCGGATCCGCGACCTGCCCGAGAAGGCGCGTGTCGAGCACCTGCGGGTGGCCGGAATCGGCCCGCGGCCGGCCACGCCCGCCACGGCGTTGGTGGTGTTCGACGTGGCCGCCAGCGCGCCCGGCCCCGTGGTGGTGCCGCAGGGCTTCCAGCTCGGAGCACGGCCGGCGACGGGGAGCGAGCTGGTGGTGTTCGAGACGGACCGGACCCTGCTGGCGGCCCCGGGCAAGGTGGCCGAGGTGCGCGCGGCGCGAGGCACGGGGACACGAGACCTCACCGCGCTCAACGACGCACCGGACACGGCATATGAGCCATTCGGCTCGCGGCCTCGCACGGGAGACTCGCTCTGCGTGGGGCTGGACGGCACGGGCGCCCCCGGCGCCACGGTGACGCTGGGCATTGGCATCACCCACCCGCCCGGCGCGCCTCCGCCCGTCTCGGAGGGGGGCGTGGAGCCGGTGCCCCTGGCGCCCCAGGTGGTGCTGGCCTGGGAGCTCCTCGTCGACAACCGCTGGGTGGCGGTGGAGCCCGTGCGGGACGAGACCGCGGGGCTGGGCCGCAGCGGCGTCGTGGAGCTGAAGCTGCCGGACCGCTTTGCGCAGGCCCGCCTCCCGGAGCAGGCCGAGGGGACACCGCGCCGGTGGCTCCGGCTCCGGCTGGTCTCTGGCGGCTTCGCGGAGCCGCCGGCCTTCGACTTCGTGCTCCTCAACGCGGTGTCCTCGAGCGCCGGCCGCTCGGTGCGCGACGAGGTGCTCACCCCGGTGGCGGGCTCGGAGGGACGTCGCTTCCGGTTGGCGCGCGTCCCCGTGCTGGCCGGAAGCCTGGTGCTGGAGGTGGACGAGGGCAGCGGCTTCGAGCCGTGGACGGAGAGAGAAGCCCTGGGCGCGTACGGGCCGGCGGACGCGGTCTTCACGCTGGACCGGCAGTCCGGAGAGGTGACGTTCGGCGACGGACTCCGCGGCCGGAAGCCCCCTCCCGGCGTCCGCCACGTGCGGGCGCGGGTGTACCGCTGGGGCGGCGGCGCCGCGGGTGCGGTCCGGGCGGGAGACATCAACGCCCTGCTGGCCTCCATCACCCACCTCAACGGCGTCACCAACCCACGTCCTTCGGCCGGCGGGGACGACGCGGAGTCGCAGTCCTCCACGGCGCGGCGGGGCCCGGAGCTGCTGCGGGCCCATGGCAGGGCGGTGCTGCCGGCGGACTACGAGCTGCTCGCACTGGAGTCGCCGGGCGCACGGGTGCGGCGCGTGCACGCCCTGCCGGGCCTCCACCCCGCCATGCCCGGTACGTCCATGCCGGGCCTGGTGGGGCTGTTGGTGGTGCCTCCCGGGGAGGACGGCGCCGGCGGAGGCCCGCCCCTCCCGGACGAGCAGACGCTGCGCAACGTGGCCCGGCACGTGTCCGGCGCGCTGGCACCCGCGGGCGTGGAGGTCGTCGCCGCGGCCCCCACCTACCACCCGGTGAGGATCGAAGCGCAGGTGCGCCTGGCGCGCGGCGTGGACAGCGGCTCCGTGCTCTCCCGGCTGCTGGCGGACCTGGACGCGTACCTGCATCCGCTGCACGGCGGCGACGCCGGCACGGGCTGGCCCTTTGGCGGAGCGCTCCGCTACGACGCGCTGGTGCAGCGCCTGCTGCGGCACGCGGACGTGCGGGCCGTGCCCCGGCTGGTCATGGTCGTCGACGGCCGCCGCGTGCCGCCCTGCCAGGACCGCGCGTTGAGCGCGCACGGCCTGCCCTGGCCCGAGGAACACGTCGTCATCCCCCTGGAGGAGCGATGA
- a CDS encoding phage tail protein, whose amino-acid sequence MMCQRQATFRLLDARVGWDLDTSEGAQPDGTGDDACLVLAPTHPDEVSEEDVLPWFLPPWLARGPRGCEWLLAPGAGQRRLLRREPGGSAFEPWGPELCRVDAVASDCYRWIALADGVTGEVQLLDAVGRPAARIPVSAPEALALTRGGEVLVAAGHRVWRFGVGGEPRGRLGAMFHRVVSMRVDRQGRIWVVSRDAAGRLRLARFQRTGARLRRADPALLPQVFPPTGVRVWSATGVCWSPKDAPVAPCIGRDGRPLDEEAVAPFGRRERERGGTLVTGALDSGEPRTLWHRVRLDADVPPGTQLLAAVATVDAPTEPVPEDGWFAAPPGALDFLCTAPPGRYLKLKLELRGEDDLTPRVRQVRLDFPRVTSADLLPAVYLEAPRAADFTRRFLAMFDAELERMDTAIQGFPALLSADRAPPEVLSWLGGFLGLAFDASWDAERQRAFLREAPALFRARGTPQGLRRALTLACGAEPALLEPGNPFGAVGRTCVVGATRLHGRNRGRLRLDRSTLGQSTLRSFGNPDADPLREAAYRFTILFPPGVARTGPERQRLEALVQALKPAHTVALVRFGGGFVVGTSSAVGIDTALLPPPAPVLGTTTRLSATVLGPSPQARSMGLRVDAPIVGVTTSF is encoded by the coding sequence ATGATGTGCCAGCGCCAAGCCACGTTCCGGCTCCTCGATGCCCGCGTCGGCTGGGACCTGGACACGTCCGAGGGCGCGCAGCCGGATGGGACGGGCGACGACGCCTGCCTCGTCCTCGCGCCGACCCACCCGGACGAGGTCTCCGAAGAAGACGTGCTGCCGTGGTTCCTCCCACCCTGGCTGGCGCGTGGCCCCCGGGGCTGCGAGTGGCTCCTCGCGCCGGGCGCCGGGCAGCGCCGGTTGCTCCGCCGCGAGCCCGGTGGCTCCGCCTTCGAGCCCTGGGGACCGGAGCTGTGCCGGGTGGATGCGGTGGCCTCGGACTGCTACCGGTGGATTGCCCTCGCCGACGGCGTCACGGGCGAGGTGCAGCTGCTGGACGCGGTGGGACGGCCCGCCGCGCGCATCCCCGTGAGCGCTCCGGAAGCCCTCGCGCTCACCCGCGGCGGTGAGGTGCTGGTGGCGGCGGGCCACCGGGTCTGGCGCTTCGGCGTCGGAGGAGAGCCGCGCGGCAGGCTGGGCGCCATGTTCCACCGGGTGGTGTCCATGCGGGTGGACCGGCAGGGACGCATCTGGGTCGTCTCGCGCGATGCGGCGGGACGCCTGCGCCTGGCCCGCTTCCAGCGCACGGGCGCGCGTCTGCGCCGCGCGGACCCGGCGCTGCTGCCCCAGGTCTTCCCTCCCACGGGCGTGCGCGTCTGGAGCGCCACGGGGGTGTGCTGGTCCCCGAAGGACGCGCCGGTGGCGCCCTGCATCGGCCGCGACGGGCGCCCGCTGGACGAAGAGGCGGTGGCGCCCTTCGGACGCCGCGAGCGCGAGCGGGGGGGCACGCTCGTCACCGGAGCGCTGGACAGCGGCGAGCCCCGCACGCTGTGGCACCGCGTCCGGCTGGATGCGGACGTGCCGCCCGGCACGCAGCTCCTCGCCGCGGTCGCCACCGTGGACGCGCCGACCGAGCCCGTGCCCGAGGATGGCTGGTTCGCGGCCCCGCCGGGCGCGCTGGACTTCCTCTGCACCGCGCCCCCCGGCCGCTACCTGAAGCTGAAGCTGGAGCTGCGCGGCGAGGACGACCTCACCCCCAGGGTGCGCCAGGTGCGCCTGGACTTCCCGCGCGTCACCTCCGCGGACCTGCTGCCCGCCGTGTACCTGGAGGCGCCGAGGGCGGCGGACTTCACCCGCCGCTTCCTGGCCATGTTCGACGCGGAGCTGGAGCGGATGGACACCGCCATCCAGGGCTTCCCCGCCCTGCTGTCCGCGGACCGTGCCCCGCCGGAGGTGCTCTCGTGGCTGGGCGGCTTCCTGGGGCTCGCCTTCGACGCATCCTGGGACGCCGAGCGCCAGCGCGCCTTCCTGCGCGAGGCCCCCGCCCTGTTCCGCGCCCGCGGCACGCCCCAGGGGTTGCGACGCGCCCTCACCCTCGCCTGTGGAGCGGAGCCGGCGCTCCTCGAGCCCGGCAATCCCTTCGGTGCGGTGGGCCGTACCTGTGTGGTGGGCGCCACGCGCCTGCATGGCCGCAACCGCGGGCGCCTGAGGCTGGACCGCTCCACGCTGGGGCAGAGCACCCTGCGCAGCTTCGGCAACCCGGATGCGGACCCGCTCCGTGAGGCGGCGTACCGCTTCACCATCCTCTTCCCGCCCGGCGTGGCGCGGACCGGGCCGGAGCGCCAGCGGCTGGAGGCCCTGGTCCAGGCGCTGAAGCCCGCGCACACGGTGGCGCTGGTGCGCTTCGGCGGCGGCTTCGTCGTGGGGACGTCGAGCGCCGTGGGCATCGACACCGCGCTGCTGCCGCCTCCCGCCCCCGTGCTGGGCACCACCACCCGGCTGTCCGCCACCGTCCTGGGGCCCTCGCCCCAGGCCCGCTCCATGGGCCTGCGCGTGGACGCGCCCATCGTCGGCGTCACCACCTCTTTCTGA